A genomic segment from Glycine soja cultivar W05 chromosome 18, ASM419377v2, whole genome shotgun sequence encodes:
- the LOC114396714 gene encoding NAC domain-containing protein 83-like: MEKVSFVKNGELRLPPGFRFHPTDEELVLQYLKRKVFSCPLPASIIPEVDVCKSDPWDLPGDLEQERYFFSTKEAKYPNGNRSNRATNSGYWKATGLDKQIVTSKGNQVVGMKKTLVFYRGKPPHGSRTDWIMHEYRLNILNASQSHVPMENWVLCRIFLKKRSGAKNGEESNKVRNSKVVFYDFLAQNKTDSSSSAASGITHEHESDEHDHEESSSSNTFPYTIRTKP, from the exons ATGGAGAAGGTGAGTTTTGTGAAGAATGGAGAGCTTAGATTGCCTCCGGGGTTTCGTTTCCACCCGACTGATGAGGAGCTGGTTTTGCAGTACTTGAAGCGCAAGGTCTTCTCCTGCCCTCTGCCAGCCTCTATCATTCCTGAGGTTGATGTTTGCAAGTCTGATCCTTGGGATTTGCCAG GTGATTTGGAGCAAGAGAGATACTTCTTTAGCACCAAAGAGGCCAAATATCCCAACGGAAATCGCTCTAACAGAGCCACAAATTCGGGTTATTGGAAGGCAACTGGCTTGGACAAACAAATTGTTACTTCAAAAGGGAACCAAGTTGTGGGGATGAAGAAGACACTTGTTTTCTACAGAGGCAAGCCTCCTCATGGATCCAGAACTGAttggatcatgcatgagtatcgCCTCAACATCCTTAACGCCTCTCAG aGCCATGTTCCCATGGAAAATTGGGTTCTATGTCGCATATTTTTGAAGAAGAGAAGCGGTGCTAAAAATGGGGAGGAGAGCAACAAGGTGAGGAACTCTAAGGTGGTTTTCTATGACTTCCTAGCGCAGAACAAGACTGATTCCTCATCCTCGGCCGCCAGTGGAATTACACATGAACATGAATCAGATGAACATGACCATGAAGAGAGCAGTAGCTCCAACACCTTCCCTTATACTATTAGAACGAAACCTTAA